The DNA region TTCGTCACTACCTAAACTATCAGTATCAAAATGTTAGTGTCTTGTATGTGGAAGATGAGTTGTTTTCACGCGAAAAATTATTGCGTGTTTTAAAGCGCAGGTTTGCCATGGTGCATGTGGCAATGGACGGTGAAGAGGGGTTGGAGCTGTATAAACGACACAAGACAGACATCGTCATAGCAGATATCAAAATGAATCAGATGAGCGGGTTAGAAATGATTCAGAAAATCCGCGAAATAAACGATAAAGCGCAAATCATCGTAACCACTGCACACGATGATAATGATTTTTTTATCCAATCGATTGAGAATAATGTCAATCACTTTATCTTAAAACCGATTGACTTAGAACGCTTCTTGTTAGCAATTCAGAAGTCTGTTTATCAGATCCAGCTTGAGCAAGAATATTTGAAACAAAAAAAATTAACAAGAGCGATTTTGGATTTTCAGGATAATTTAATCTTTGTTATTGAAAACGATGAGATTGTCGAGTTTAATCAAGCATTCTCTGCCTTTACTGGCATTGAAAAAAGCCAACCAGTTCATAAATGTAAAAGCCTCAGCCGTTTTTTTGCGGAAGACCCAAATTATTATTATCCAAAGAATGAAGAAAGTAATTGGTTAAACAGTCTTTTAACCACTGAAAAAAACTTCGCAAAAGTAAGGTGGATAGGTAAGGATGGAAGTAGCGTTATTTACTACTTAAAGGTTTCCCCTATTCCCGGTGAAAGGCAGATTTTAATAGTTTGTACAGACATTACAGCCTTGGAGGAAGAAAGTAAAAAGAACGAAATTCTCGCAATGATGGATCCATTGACAAATAGCTATAACCGTCTAAAATTTGATGATATCTTGACAAGCGAGATTAGCCGATCTGAACGGTATAAACACCCTTTTTCGATTATCTTAATGGATATAGATTATTTTAAGGACGTAAATGATCAGTTTGGCCACCAAGCTGGAGATGAGGTGCTTGTAACCATCTCTACAATCATCCAGCAGCGCATTCGGGAATGTGATATTTTTGCCCGCTGGGGAGGCGAGAAATTTATTTTACTAACGCCTAATACTAACGAACAAGGTGCAGCAAAGCTAGCTGAATCTATTCGGCTATTAGTGGAAAATTTTTCGTTTAATCGTATTGGACCCTTAACCTGCAGTTTCGGGGTTGCTGAGTTCGTAATAGGAAAACCGAAAAGAGAGCTTATCCTAGAAGCAGATCAAGCACTTTACAAATCAAAGAACAGAGGGAGAAACTGTGTATCCATTTACAATTATGATAGTTAAGAAGGTGGCTCGTTGATTATATTTTATAGTTCAATAACCTTGATCATTGGCTTTACCATCGTTTTTATCTCCCACTATATTTTTAAGGGCAGTGAGCTTATGAAAAAGTTAAAGAACAGTGAAGAAGAATATCGTAAACTGGCAGAGAAGTATGAAGCAGTTGTAAGTAACATTCGAGAAGTCATTTTTCAGCTGGATGCGGATGGAGTTATATTGTATGTCAATAATTCATGGGAAAAGCTAACTGGTTTCGGACTGCAAGAGTCGATAGGGAAAAATATCCTTAATTTCTTATTGGATGAAGAAGTCAAAGGCATTAACAGCAAAGTAGATGCTAAAATGCTTAATGGTGAATTCTATATTATTACGAAGGATATGAAGACAAAAATCGTTGAATTTACAATGCTACCATTATTCACAACTAAAGGGGAAATGTCAGGCTATTCAGGTTCGATTAATGATGTAACAGAACGAAAACAGCAGGAGCTATTAATTAAAGCGGGAAAGCAATATCTTGAGTCCTTAAACCGGACTTTAGAAAAAAGAATCAAGGATGAAGTAGCTAAAAACAGGCAGAAGGATCATATTCTAATCCAGCAGTCTCGACTTGCGGCAATGGGAGAAATGATTGCTAGTATTGGTCACCAATGGCGCCAGCCGTTAAATCGTCTCTCACTCTCGATTCAAGACGTACGGGAAGCACTCGAGTTTGGTGAAATAAACGATCAATACATTGATGGTTTTACTAGAGAAAGTATGATTCAAATAAAACATATGTCTCGTACGATTAATGATTTTCGGAAATTCTATCGCCCTAATAAACAAAAATGCTCGTTCTCGGTTTCAGAGTCAATTGAAGATGCCTTGTCTATTTTTTCTTCCAGTTTAAAAAATCATGGAATACAGGTGGAATTTGAATACCGCGGTCAGCAAATGGCCTATGGTTTTCCCAATGAATACAGCCAAGTCGTCTTAAATATCCTGACAAACGCAAGAGATGCTTTTGTTCATAACGATATTTCCAATAGAAAAGTGACGATTACCATTGACGAATCTGGAGATAACCTAAT from Neobacillus sp. FSL H8-0543 includes:
- a CDS encoding diguanylate cyclase; the encoded protein is MATNIRHYLNYQYQNVSVLYVEDELFSREKLLRVLKRRFAMVHVAMDGEEGLELYKRHKTDIVIADIKMNQMSGLEMIQKIREINDKAQIIVTTAHDDNDFFIQSIENNVNHFILKPIDLERFLLAIQKSVYQIQLEQEYLKQKKLTRAILDFQDNLIFVIENDEIVEFNQAFSAFTGIEKSQPVHKCKSLSRFFAEDPNYYYPKNEESNWLNSLLTTEKNFAKVRWIGKDGSSVIYYLKVSPIPGERQILIVCTDITALEEESKKNEILAMMDPLTNSYNRLKFDDILTSEISRSERYKHPFSIILMDIDYFKDVNDQFGHQAGDEVLVTISTIIQQRIRECDIFARWGGEKFILLTPNTNEQGAAKLAESIRLLVENFSFNRIGPLTCSFGVAEFVIGKPKRELILEADQALYKSKNRGRNCVSIYNYDS
- a CDS encoding ATP-binding protein; translated protein: MIIFYSSITLIIGFTIVFISHYIFKGSELMKKLKNSEEEYRKLAEKYEAVVSNIREVIFQLDADGVILYVNNSWEKLTGFGLQESIGKNILNFLLDEEVKGINSKVDAKMLNGEFYIITKDMKTKIVEFTMLPLFTTKGEMSGYSGSINDVTERKQQELLIKAGKQYLESLNRTLEKRIKDEVAKNRQKDHILIQQSRLAAMGEMIASIGHQWRQPLNRLSLSIQDVREALEFGEINDQYIDGFTRESMIQIKHMSRTINDFRKFYRPNKQKCSFSVSESIEDALSIFSSSLKNHGIQVEFEYRGQQMAYGFPNEYSQVVLNILTNARDAFVHNDISNRKVTITIDESGDNLIAAFTDNAGGIDPLLLSKVFDPYFTTRPHGTGLGLYMTKMIIENMNGSVTAENKGNGTRFSLAVPKVTAEIVPSLVSV